Proteins from one Sabethes cyaneus chromosome 2, idSabCyanKW18_F2, whole genome shotgun sequence genomic window:
- the LOC128738925 gene encoding folliculin-interacting protein 2, with protein MALFNKLFSTTKKRSTSSSTQKSTSGQQFSAEQVRVILFRECDIRGRKLLFDSSAVEKLTDASTSTVTATSCGKTNGNKTMPQCQKCDHCKVLYQHNANPKEDIKPLAEMVFGSAPIAFQGSSLKVHWLTNPKTIMYSHVFPTSIRQAGGNSNNSYCSKKLSSSSYLGSDLSGNGNGQGAFYFERHPSGSDLSSLDTTSLRSFTVTSSTSTQYDTSSNHRQRPPLPIEFAHLERIADPRLSTNSGLDSGYGGTDPWHLSSNNSCQPQSSHRSSLASICSDLECFRRLTDPSIDIPQTGYDVSANDCSQYGSFHRRVSKNISTSFENGGTLADHVGYVDEFSPAGSVSGNTCQVAASDGCVGGRNRRNSETMELTRRKAFSGEVLSTATNYHGRLPNKKARLGVGLCIQLNDGVIQEIDAFCSEHMSIFESILCRLRVAAEKACYHWPQFLQIMLAAWHSTQQWLVDFFTAPRLENPVWITLSNGSHGSSIYPNKKMLTIANNFMNDLCSLLSLIDTKDTKLFISTLLTAVLTHHLGWVSTIAPVSNGEIVDESESSSVQQHGKEKLSKISAYHPYSVLWAQLSDLYGAVGHPVKLSKTIICGSSQLSNTMDKILNVLSYFIRCSEIKRNVHVEAFDESKVKQAFVAQKIVNNSSSTDSSAKVLGDNSKCERKSPRLMRTGSGMIRSATRTKDLIAMGSGDVTGSPVDGELSKLLKKTVMNDIPNVLVYRDSRFVQQELRIGNKSMDTELVMDEGQKHFLEVIYHIKKEVGASQIRMTLTQPDETGQEAIELDANDRDDVESIHLSRRITDTNIGEGEKGQRILWGLDRIKEGVSMEQLRYIDGLRGDYEVLMHNKPKQDVVFVLGDNEKLVNIKRADFNPAADKTSELGAVGGKKPCSHSKLRKHSFKFNFDRYPKVVENYLKSQNLELTEYDYLDKGIKLEMALRPNLGTESVAPVFDSTEEECDICRNASLVYLQTPTNASELEFSNDINEGSSFSSFPESTSKSSFEEDFHRYPENQQQDNIPKIYTKAMATLDENSELRVKHPDSILKLIEIPMSKPSSLASPNDENNNDKTHLLGRSVPTKAGFIPSLLSRVTDHYIPDMILQATTASPIKWEKALRKDLGFASRFALMEQYPVENLAIIANLETHDVRIVSSHNSSLAPLSNVLEGEVVGMSQLVSSMLETVHAMWSSGLSAFQCMAYIESKMREFYLQSETIASFLLATNFCTIGSICSALDITANDMPLLLSVASIHAPEVTKRYVIR; from the exons ACAGCAGTTTTCCGCTGAGCAAGTGCGCGTCATTCTTTTTCGTGAGTGTGATATCCGAGGGCGCAAACTTTTGTTTGATTCAAGTGCAGTCGAGAAACTAACCGATGCCTCAACATCAACAGTCACAGCCACATCTTGTGGTAAAACCAACGGCAATAAAACAATGCCGCAATGCCAGAAATGCGATCATTGTAAAGTGCTGTATCAG CATAATGCCAATCCCAAGGAGGATATCAAACCACTGGCTGAAATGGTCTTCGGCTCTGCTCCAATTGCATTTCAAGGTAGCAGTTTGAAGGTACATTGGCTGACAAATCCAAAAACTATTATGTATTCGCATGTTTTTCCCACATCGATCCGTCAAGCTGGTGGCAACAGTAACAATAGTTACTGTAGTAAAAAGCTGTCATCCTCGTCGTATTTGGGTTCAGATTTATCCGGAAACGGTAATGGACAGGGTGCGTTCTATTTCGAACGCCATCCCTCGGGTAGTGATCTCAGTTCATTAGATACAACTTCGCTGAGATCATTCACTGTGACATCATCGACTTCGACGCAGTATGATACATCCTCCAACCATCGACAGAGACCGCCCCTTCCGATAGAGTTTGCACATTTGGAACGAATAGCTGATCCACGTCTGTCAACTAACAGCGGGCTGGATTCGGGTTATGGCGGAACAGACCCATGGCATTTGTCGTCAAACAACTCATGCCAACCGCAATCCTCTCATCGTAGTAGCTTAGCATCAATTTGTAGCGATTTGGAATGCTTTCGTAGACTTACGGATCCCAGTATTGATATTCCGCAGACTGGGTATGACGTTAGCGCAAACGATTGCAGTCAGTATGGTAGTTTTCACAGACGAGTGTCGAAAAATATATCTACCTCATTCGAAAACGGAGGTACCCTAGCCGACCACGTTGGCTATGTTGACGAGTTCAGCCCGGCTGGTTCGGTGAGCGGTAATACTTGTCAAGTAGCGGCAAGTGATGGCTGTGTTGGTGGCAGAAACCGACGGAATAGTGAAACTATGGAACTAACTCGACGGAAGGCATTCAGTGGCGAAGTGTTATCAACAGCAACTAATTATCATGGAAGACTTCCAAATAAGAAAGCTCGACTAGGCGTGGGACTGTGCATCCAGCTTAACGATGGAGTGATACAAGAAATCGATGCATTCTGTTCAGAACATATGAGTATATTTGAGTCCATACTCTGCCGACTGCGAGTGGCTGCTGAAAAAGCGTGTTATCATTGGCCACAATTTCTGCAG ATTATGCTTGCCGCATGGCACTCGACTCAGCAATGGTTAGTGGATTTCTTCACGGCCCCGCGGTTGGAGAATCCGGTCTGGATTACACTAAGCAACGGATCGCATGGTAGTAGCATTTATCCCAATAAGAAAATGCTCACAATCGCCAACAATTTTATGAATGATCTGTGCTCTCTGCTATCGTTGATCGATACCAAGGATACGAAATT ATTCATCAGCACACTGCTGACTGCAGTTTTAACACATCACCTAGGTTGGGTAAGCACCATAGCTCCAGTTAGTAACGGAGAAATAGTGGACGAATCAGAGAGTAGCTCGGTTCAACAGCATGGAAAGGAAAAACTGTCCAAAATTAGCGCCTACCATCCATACAGTGTGCTATGGGCTCAACTGAGCGACTTGTATGGTGCAGTCGGTCATCCGGTGAAACTATCAAAAACTATCATTTGTGGAAGTTCTCAATTGAGCAACACGATGGACAAGATTCTTAATGTACTCTCCTACTTTATTCGGTGTAGCGAAATCAAGCGAAATGTTCATGTGGAGGCATTTGACGAAAGTAAAGTGAAGCAAGCCTTTGTCGCTCAGAAAATCGTTAACAATAGCAGTAGTACTGACAGCTCTGCCAAAGTACTCGGAGACAATAGCAAGTGTGAGCGCAAATCCCCCCGACTAATGCGAACTGGTTCCGGTATGATTAGGTCAGCTACAAGAACGAAAGATTTGATTGCCATGGGAAGCGGAGATGTTACTGGCAGTCCCGTTGATGGCGAGCTTTCTAAATTGCTGAAGAAAACTGTCATGAACGACATCCCAAACGTATTAGTTTATCGAGACTCTAGATTTGTACAACAAGAGCTTAGAATCGGTAATAAAAGCATGGACACAGAATTAGTAATGGATGAGGGTCAAAAACATTTCCTGGAAGTAATTTATCATATCAAGAAAGAAGTTGGGGCATCTCAGATCAGAATGACTTTAACGCAACCAGATGAGACGGGTCAGGAAGCTATAGAATTAGACGCAAATGATAGGGACGATGTAGAATCTATACATCTTTCTCGACGTATTACCGACACCAATATTGGTGAGGGAGAAAAGGGTCAACGAATATTATGGGGTTTAGACCGTATCAAAGAGGGTGTTTCGATGGAACAGCTCAGGTATATTGATGGACTTCGGGGTGATTATGAAGTTTTAATGCATAACAAACCTAAACAAGATGTTGTGTTTGTATTGGGTGATAATGAAAAACTGGTTAACATCAAGCGGGCAGATTTTAATCCAGCTGCTGATAAAACTTCTGAGTTGGGAGCCGTTGGTGGCAAAAAACCCTGTTCCCACAGCAAACTTCGCAAACATTCCTTCAAATTTAACTTTGACCGCTATCCGAAGGTAGTGGAAAATTACTTAAAAAGTCAAAATCTCGAACTTACTGAATACGACTACTTAGACAAAGGTATAAAACTGGAAATGGCTCTGAGACCTAACTTGGGAACCGAATCGGTAGCACCTGTTTTTGATTCTACCGAGGAAGAATGTGACATATGTAGAAACGCATCGCTAGTCTATTTACAAACTCCCACTAACGCATCCGAACTAGAGTTTTCAAATGATATAAACGAAGGCAGCAGTTTTAGTTCATTTCCCGAATCCACTAGTAAGTCAAGCTTCGAAGAAGACTTTCATAGATATCCCGAAAATCAACAACAAGACAACATTCCGAAAATATACACAAAGGCAATGGCTACTCTGGATGAAAACTCTGAATTAAGAGTTAAGCATCCTGATAGTATTCTGAAGTTAATAGAAATTCCAATGTCGAAACCGAGCAGTTTGGCCAGTCCAAATGACGAGAATAACAATGATAAGACTCATTTACTAGGCCGTTCTGTTCCAACAAAAGCAGGATTTATACCTTCACTTTTATCTCGCGTTACTGATCACTACATCCCAGATATGATTCTGCAAGCGACGACTGCCTCGCCTATAAAATGGGAGAAAGCGTTAAGAAAGGATCTCGGTTTCGCATCTCGATTTGCACTAATGGAACAGTATCCAGTAGAAAATCTAGCTATCATTGCTAATTTGGAGACCCACGACGTTCGAATCGTATCGTCGCACAACTCGTCCCTCGCTCCACTATCTAATGTGCTCGAAGGAGAAGTAGTTGGTATGTCCCAGTTGGTGTCTTCGATGCTGGAAACCGTCCACGCAATGTGGTCTTCCGGTTTGTCAGCATTTCAGTGTATGGCATACATCGAGTCAAAAATGCGCGAATTTTATTTACAATCGGAAACAATTGCTAGTTTTCTGCTTGCTAcaaatttttgcaccattggATCGATATGCTCCGCGTTAGACATCACAGCCAATGATATGCCCTTGCTGTTATCGGTAGCATCCATACACGCCCCAGAAGTAACCAAACGATATGTAATTCGATGA